A region from the Natronorubrum halophilum genome encodes:
- the cofC gene encoding 2-phospho-L-lactate guanylyltransferase: protein MRVVVPFAATDPKTRLESVLAAPERSTFARAMLADVLRSVVEAGHEPRVVSTAPLDLDDLALPDRVLESVSVTVDDRSLTEAVNARLPSAGGDDAVAVVMSDLALATPDALEALVSQDAGVTIAPGRSGGTNALVVRHPAFRVDYHGASYLDHCEIAREEGLCLETADSFRLATDIDEPADLVEVLVHGDDTARAPACLRRFGFELDTRSGRVDVVRSEESPTHRSGSK, encoded by the coding sequence ATGCGCGTCGTCGTCCCGTTCGCCGCGACCGACCCGAAGACGCGGCTCGAGTCCGTCCTCGCCGCTCCAGAGCGATCGACGTTCGCTCGCGCCATGCTGGCGGACGTCCTGCGTTCGGTCGTCGAGGCGGGCCACGAGCCGCGGGTCGTGTCGACGGCCCCCCTCGATCTCGACGACCTCGCGCTTCCGGATCGCGTTCTCGAGTCGGTTTCGGTCACCGTCGACGATCGGTCGTTGACGGAGGCGGTCAACGCGCGGCTTCCGAGCGCCGGCGGTGACGACGCCGTAGCCGTCGTCATGTCCGATCTCGCACTCGCGACGCCCGACGCGCTCGAGGCCCTCGTCTCGCAGGACGCTGGCGTTACCATCGCACCCGGCCGGAGCGGTGGTACCAACGCGCTCGTCGTCCGCCACCCCGCGTTTCGAGTGGACTACCACGGCGCGTCCTATCTGGACCACTGCGAAATCGCCCGGGAGGAAGGGCTGTGCCTCGAGACGGCCGACTCCTTCCGGCTGGCGACCGATATCGACGAGCCGGCGGACCTCGTCGAGGTGCTCGTTCACGGCGACGATACCGCCCGCGCGCCGGCCTGTCTCCGCAGATTCGGGTTCGAACTCGACACGCGGAGCGGGCGCGTCGATGTCGTCCGATCCGAGGAGTCGCCGACGCATCGCTCCGGGTCGAAGTGA